The nucleotide window tttgtaaataaatgtcttttaattttatacattGTACATTAacggtgaaaactcaggtgaagtcgacttcatatgaagttgatatctgagagtcattagatgaaaatttagtgaaatcagtcaaattatctaacggcTCTTAAGTATCAACTTCACGCGAAGTCGACTGCATTTGAATTTCCACCATTTTCGATACCAATATCTTGGTATGATGTGTTGGCAAGAGTAAAGTTGTATGAAATTTGTGTAAAATGTACCTTCTATTGTGTAACCATATATAGTTTCATCCATTGTTAGCAGAACCGGACCGGACCGACTGGTTCAATCGAAAACCGATAAACTGAACCCTATACCGATTCGGTCTGATATTTAGACCGTACAAAGAGTTGGACCAGTGTGAATCGGTCAAATCTGGAAAGAACCGGTGCGAATCGGTCAAACTCGGTGAAACCGGTCCGATCGAACCGTTTGGgagtgaaaattttttaaaatgtttgagGTGGGGTTCAACCCCTACCCTCAAGGGAACTAAAAGACTCCACAACCACCAGGCTAGCGTGTTTTCTATTAAAATGAATGCAAATTATAATCCATATAGatatcttttatcaaatagtttacttttatttaatttattttaattttaattataaactcactcatttttaaattaattatatttttatttaacaataattataaactcactaatttaaaaataataattattttaatataaaaacaaaataaaaatatctgtgatagagtaaaaataacaaaatatttattgttcatgtttcatattgttttaaaataactttatatttttaaaatgttagtaaaaatatgcattttaaattttaattttaaacttttgactattttttattttttatttacataggaCCGGATTAAACGGTTCAACTAGTAACCTACCAATTGAATCAGTAATCTAGTGACCCAGTAATCTAACCAGTTCGATCACCAAttcggttctgacaactatggtTTCATCAGTTCGGCTAAAATCagagaatgaaaagaaagaaagaaagatagatCAGATATCTCTCTATGTGATATATTATTCCTATATATCTCCCTCCTATAGGTATCCAAAAATACGCacacttaaaataaataaatgaataagaaGAATAACAGCTATTTTTTTACCaatatttagttaattaatactatatttttatacaattacatttatatttatcaaaCTTTTATACGTAGAAATACTTGAATGATGCGCACAGAAAAtagtatattttatataaacataaagAAAATGCAAAATATGGTGAAAAGTTGAAATTTATATGCAGttaattttatgtaaagttAACTTATATGCAgttaattttatgtgaaattgatagttgagaatcgttaaataatttgataaatttgactaaattgtcATCTAATAACTCTGAACAAATTTCCTCAGGTAGCGTATGTTTTGAAgtactgagacagagactgGAAGATTGAGactcagtatcatgtttgttggttcagagattggtactaaaatttctgtctctgtctccaaaatttcagtatttcagtacttcTAAAAAGTGGAGACATAGGaggctaaaatttttagagttggagactgaaactttaataacattttatacctacaataccttcatttcaattagttaattccaattttatcctttatacaaattaaattaaaattttatttttgtttcaatttttgtttctcacttttcaccaaacagaatactaaaatttatttcaatctctgtctcttagtctctatCTTTCAGTCTCAGTCTTTTCATTTCTGTCCCTCTATCAACGCTACCTAAAATCAATTGTATccaagtttatatatatatatatatatagctacaaatgtttttttttctttgtcatGTTTGACCTTTTAGCTACAAATGTTTTGTCTTCTTTGTCATGTTTGACCTTTTTCcctattattatatacataaaaatgtaataaatataaataattaagtttTTGTAGATAGTTGCTTCCCATTCAGCGTGCAACATCAACAGCGCAAGGCACAAGTCAGCGtccaaaagaaagcaatagGAACTGGTTTCTCATCCACATGTATGCATGctctttttaattctaaatttataCAATAATAAGGtagaattattaaattaaaggaAGTTATTTTTTTGGAATGTATTACGTATagatatcatcatcatcactgtGAATTATATATACATGCTTGTCACCATCATTTAGTTAATGCTTTCTAATTCACCACACATTAAATTAGTTCACGCCCCAGAATTCATGAACAGTATATTGATTACATAATTTACACATGCTTCTTGAATTTACAATTTGAAGAGGATTATTACATCCTCCTATTACAGATTATGATAATGTTACCATGAAAGTAAAACAGTACTGGATTGTTTTACATATTATTGTTAGaaaaataatcatttatatatattttttattactttatatttttaagaCAAATAATTTCATTATATAGGATGAGATTTATATAAGTATAGAATTCAATTCATGTTcaccatttatatatatattctctcCTATTAactttttagataaataattttattataataattgctataccaaataattaaataaaagatattagagaatcatcagaatttatttatttttaattattatttaattattaactcaatttttttagtttaatttgtttagttTAGTAATTTAACAACATATTTTATCCTATATTTTTAAACGGTAATGCTAGagagacacaaaaaaaaatcagaacttactttatttagtatttattaattgttgcaataaTTAATGAACGTTAAATAAAACAAGTTATGACCTATGATGCACGGACACGGGACACGACACGACACGGGACACGTCAACacgcgaattttaaaatcttataagacACGAGGACACGcacgcatacatataaaatataaagtatttttttagataaattgtaataatattttaatattttattgatattaaaatataaattatNAACATATGTTAATAATAACACTGGACACGCTGACACGTGAtagtatttaggtgtgtccaagTGTGTCCGgcgaaaatatttttactttttattaagacacggttGGACACAACAGATACAAGTGTCAGACGAGTGTCGAACGAGTGTAATGTCCGAAATGTGTCCGATACGTAGTGTACACGGCAACTTAGCTAAATGTCTGTATTTTGTAAGTTATAACTGtttttgtctaatttttttagttactaaatatttttaatttttaaatattaatgactaactaataatttaaaataataaattttaatgattttttaaatttttttaattagattcgaTGATCGAATTTGGGTATAGTGGCTTTAAATGCGGGGAATCTATATAAGGGGTACTTGAATCGCCATAAGCATGATAAAATGCCGACCACTCttacatgaaaataataatggaGAATCCCACTCAACTCCCTAGAATTTTTCTGATGAAATAATAATGTTGTTCTAAATTCGATTATATGAGCAgtcattatattaatatatatgcgGGAATCCACTTTTAACTCTTACTATATAGGAGGGAGATTTAGAGGGATGATTTTAATTAGGAAGGGAAAGTACatgataaaatatttgtataatgtgtataataaaagtttaaaaatgtttgatttaatagaatatcagatatttattatttttggtatttGGATAGTTATTTTGGATAATATAGATGTATTATGTTCGAGAAAttaatagtattttattttgtatatttattttttaattcatattaaactaaataaataattcattatacacattgtacaaatattttattggttCCTAGCGAAATTCAGAAATAAAAGGGTAACGAAGACGGACAACTCAGGTTCAAACTAAAACAAAGCTAGTTTTGGTTGGTCATTTTGGTAAATCTTGAagagaaatttttttgtatattttttttttatagtatggaagataaatttttatatttacttatttttttttatcaaatcacttttaatactaaaaataaaaaatatattaaatgaaataacatacacaaaaataatatacttaattacttataactttttttaattttaaaattttcaaattattagtgttagaaatataattatttattttttatcaatttaaatttttaaaataaataatataatattaagatTATATTTATAATCTCAGAAATAAAAGAGGTTTAGAAATTAAGGGTTTGATATTCCATATCTAGAGTCTTATTTGAAAGGTGAAAAGAAAGGATATAGCACTCAAAACCTCTGTTATATATGGTAATATTTGGTTTTAAAAACAGTATAAAATAGGAAATTAAGaacaagatataaaaaataatatttttatattttatttgataataaattaaatataaaaaaaaaaatttaatttttttatttaaaaaattaaaaaatataattataaaaaattaatctataGACAAGTGCAATATATGACATATGATGACAATGAATGCATAATACTATATATAGCAGCGCGTATGTTCTTGTTTGTTCATCCATATATGGCCCAATGCAATGAAACACAACGTATATAACACTAACATTAATGGATGATGATATTAGAATTTCTCATCATTATATTTATCTGTGACCAGTTGTCTTAGGATGATGATATTagaatttagattgagtgaGCGTAACTTAacctaaaaaataatagtttaattattttattaattttttatttttattaattttttaattagatctctaaaatttttttagttaatttttttacactatttttaatttataattaaatattttcatgTTAAAAACGTATGTTTAATGAATTTTGATCGGATTTGGTTGGCCATCGAATTGATGATCTTTACACCGCACCATAACCCTTATTAGCTTATTTTGTTGTTGAAATCCAAATTATCATAATTGTAAACAAAAAAGCATATAGCTTTACATGGTGATTTATATAATTGTTCAAGAACATTCCCTCCATTAGCAATCTAATCATGATCACGATTATATGCTAAGAATCCACAAGCATAAATAATACAACCTAACAACAGTGCTAGATTTTTCATGGCAACAAAAAGCACAGGATCCATAAAAATGGCTCAATTATTTTGTCACTTGCATGAATTGGATCAGTTAATTAAGATTGCCTTCTAGGAAATCTGTAATTAGATATCGGATGATGTAATTGGGAGTTGTTTTTGTTGCAACTCTGTTTGCTTAGTTGTTGTTGTGGTCGGCGTCATAGTAGGGTCAGAACTGTCTTTTCCTTTACCCCACACCACAGAGTAAAGACCCACTGCTATAATAATTGCTCCTATGATACTGCCATTCAAAAGTAcataaacaaattaataaacataaaagtaaattctactaattttttaaaacacatcAATTTATTTCGAGGCAAATTATTTTGTGAGTACATATTATGGTATAAGTTATTAAACTTATATTTATTCAAGAATTTGCTTTGATGATATCAATTCCCTGTATATGAAAAAGGATCTTGTAAAcgtgaattttaaatatatattttaagagtATCATAATTAGTATCttaatttttaactatatttCAAAAAGGATCGTGTTTTATATTAATATGTTAATTATGATTTAAGAAAGTGTATAATAGAATTGATTTTTTGGTGATCTTAAGAATATGGGCCTTAATTGGGCTAGGCTTGGAGTCCAATAAGAAAGAAATGTACCTGCCCAGGTGAAGAGTCTCAGAGAGAAGAAAATAGCCCAAGACGGAAACAATGATCATGCAAAGGGGATTAAATGCCGTTAAAAACACTGGGCCTTTGCTTTGTAACACCAACCCTTGCGCGTAATACGCAATCGCTGAGCTAACTATACCCTGCAATAATGTTCAAATATTATTGATTAGTAACatttcaattattatttattagagtTTAATTTCGATACActaataatgtaaaatattttatacagtcGTGCAATcacatctattttttttataattatttacataattaatGTTAAAGgtagttatttttactaatatgaCATAACGTAATTAGATAcacatgtaaaattattttttaaaattaaattatatttattattgatcTAATAAATTTCACTCAATGACAAAGAATTGGATATATACACTATTGTATATGTTCTTCATGTAACAACAAGTAATGTCAAGTTCCATAACCACTCagaccaaaaagaaaaacaaatcataAGTCCATTTCTGTTTAGAAAAAATGCTTAATTTACATCACTTAACTCAGTTGCTCCTCACAtggtatttatataaaaatttagaaggAAAATAATGCAAATTCTGTTCGAGATATTATCAAAGACAAAGAGAAGCTTCTATcacttaacaaaataaaaaaacttatatatatatcaaaatttttcaaattaaattaagtctattcaatctcaatttaaataaagtaaaaattcacATGAAGTTAATTgtattcatataaaattaatatctgaaaatgaaaatgattaGATGACAATTTAATGGTCGAATcatcatataaaaataactatatataaatCTTTATCTTCAAATAATAATGGTAAGTAGTGATGACGAACCGAGTAAAGAGGACCATAAAGCCTAAAGTCCCAACCAACGATCCAAGGGCGAGCGCCGGAGTGATGCTCAGCCACCGCAGCCACGACAGAAGCTTGCGAAGCACCCGCCAAGCATATCAAGGACGACAATGACATCTCGGCCGGGTAACTTTTCAACGTTACAGACTGTAGattgataataatttgttagacCTTGTtacaatattatataaaatataaattagagcAATAATTGGAAAACTTGCCTGTAACACGTAGAAGGATGACCAAGCGACACAAccgagaaaaagaaagagagttcCAGAGACCCAATGAGAGAGGCTGTGAGTGGAGTGAGTTGAATCATGGTGGTGATGATTATCATCATGGATTGCGTGTGAAGAACCAAAAAGGTTCATAATAGGGCCTTTGTAGAGTATCATCACCAATGCGCCACAAAACGTTACCAATGTCCCAATCACCTTTGCTAGGCTTCGCACCTCTTTCACGTTTACGCGCTCTATTCTGCATTAGAATTGAGATTCAGTATGTctaagtgtgtgtttggattaccgttttcaaataaaaatttgtataaaattgattttgtaaaattgatgtTGATTAAAATGAGTTAGTATTAACGTGgtttatgtttggtaatttttatttaaaatagattatagtaaactaaatattgtttgaattacattatttaaaattatttttggatgaaaaattatagaaaatgacatgaatttaaataattattttatgttattttataactttattttaaatatttaaataaattttaatattcttttttagtaTTCTCAATATTCTTTAGTATTCtaataagattaataaaatcataatacaaagtaaaaaaatatttcatataaaaaaaataataataacagtgaaaaaattcatataaacaaaaaaatagaagttttataaaaaataataatatgtataagagagtattagaaaaaatattataaaaaaataaatatatgtacAATGAATGACATAATTAGTACatagaatataaattttaattcaactTAAAAAGCTAAACGAAAAagttagaatttataattttttgtaaatttagTTTGAAGATAGAAATCACTTATGCGtttaaaggataaaaatattGCCAAACACAAAGATAAAGTGTTCAAGAAACTTAAATGCGCTTCTCTCTTCTCCGACGCAAatctttaattataaatttttaaagattctgtccaataataaaaattcttgttctatattatttattttgtaagttTGAAGTTAATccctattttattaatatttttaaattttaaattaaaaataatatagtaattctataatattaatatgaaagtcaattatttaatttttttgatagttttttctggttttatattaaattattagttattattaacaCATGCATGTAAGTGGTACGTATGTAGAGAATATCCACAAGtggtattaaaaataaatagatgaAACTAATAATCATCTATCCTAGTGAGATTATTtatccaaaaatttaaattattaagtaatatatatatatatatatatattttacgaATTTTAGATATCTTAGATTGGAATAAATAGTTAGTAAATATTATCCAGTTGGTTATAGGTAGGTATAAGATAAAGTAAAGAAGCAATTACCTGAAAATGACTGCTAGGACAAAGGTAACGGATGGGACAGCATTCATAATGGCAGATGCAAATGAAGCTGAAGTATATTGCATCCCTAAGAAAGTGAATCCTTGGTCTATCACTGGCCTAATTGTAACATCAAAATAAACCAACTTAATTAGTTTTTCATCTATTAGATTGCCATTGTTTATAAAGAACCAATAGTAAGATATAGATGTATAAACACaaaattgtatttaatatatgaaatatagataaaaatattatattttagaaaattaaattagtgtaAAGATATAAAGANattatttattctattttatatatatttcactaccaaacaaaatataaaaatattaatttttgtttctttttttatgtcatatttttaatattttttcatcttGTTCTCAAAATTAAACGCCGCCTTATAGTCGATTTTTGAGAtattcatctttaatttaactgaagaaagaaaaaggcaaagttaaattttattttgtactcTATTAATGAGTAATTCTTGAcctaaaatttattaagatggtaactattttttttttaattagaaactttaaatttgaattataagaatgaaaaaaaaaaaaaaaaaaaatNNNNNNNNNNNNNNNNNNNNNNNNNNNNNNNNNNNNNNNNNNNNNNNNNNNNNNNNNTTTTATGTCGCCGTAATGTTAGGTAGACAAAAAAATAGTcagaacttattttatttagcattaattaattattgtaacaattaatgaatgctaaa belongs to Arachis duranensis cultivar V14167 chromosome 8, aradu.V14167.gnm2.J7QH, whole genome shotgun sequence and includes:
- the LOC107460842 gene encoding WAT1-related protein At4g08290; translation: MGERLVMSKAKPYLLTVGLQFGLAGTYIFSMASLNHGMSRYVFVVYRNLIAAISLAPFAFFFERKVRPKMTLSVFIRILVLGLLEPVIDQGFTFLGMQYTSASFASAIMNAVPSVTFVLAVIFRIERVNVKEVRSLAKVIGTLVTFCGALVMILYKGPIMNLFGSSHAIHDDNHHHHDSTHSTHSLSHWVSGTLFLFLGCVAWSSFYVLQSVTLKSYPAEMSLSSLICLAGASQASVVAAVAEHHSGARPWIVGWDFRLYGPLYSGIVSSAIAYYAQGLVLQSKGPVFLTAFNPLCMIIVSVLGYFLLSETLHLGSIIGAIIIAVGLYSVVWGKGKDSSDPTMTPTTTTTKQTELQQKQLPITSSDI